A segment of the Streptomyces sp. Tu 2975 genome:
TCATCGACGGTGCGCCGCAGTCGCACGTGGATCTCGACGACCCGGCGTATCTGTCCTTCGAGTACCAGCGCCGGCTGGGCCACGCCGTGGACCTCGCCGCACCTCCCGGGCGTCCCCTTCAGGTCGTGCACCTCGGCGGCGGGGCGTTCACCCTCGCCCGGTACGTCGCCGCCACGCGCCCCCGCTCCACCCAGCAGATCGTCGAACTGGACGCGGCCCTCGTCCAACTCGTACGCGCGCACCTCCCTTTGGATCCCGGCGCGCGGATACGGGTCAGGTCGACCGACGCGCGGGCAGGTCTGGCGAAGGTGCCCGACGGCTGGGCGGACGTGGTCATCGCGGACGTGTTCAGCGGGGCGCGCACCCCAGCGCATCTGACGAGCACGGAGTTCCTCGCAGAGGTGCGCAGGGTGACGAGGCCCGGCGGAGCCTACGTCGCCAACATCGCGGACGGGCCGCCGCTCGCGCATCTGCGGGCCCAGATCGCCACCGCCTCGGCCGTCTTCCCCGAGCTCGCGCTCGCCGCGGACCCGACGGTGCTGCGCGGGCGTCGCTTCGGCAACGCGGTGCTGCTCGCGTCGGACAGGGAACTGCCGGTCGCCGAGTTCACCCGCCGCGTGGCGAGCGACCCGTTCGCCGGGCGGGTCGAACACGGGCGCGCACTGGCCGACTTCACCGGCGGGGCGGCGCCTGTGACGGACGCGAGCGCCAAGCCGTCGCCGGTGCCGCCGCCCGCCGTGTTCCGCTGACTTCCCGAGGTGACGGGGACTCTCAGCGCTCGTCGAACTGCACCATCGGAGGATGGCCGTTCCAGGTGCAGAACACCGACACCTCGTGACCGTCCTGCGTGAACGTGACGCGGATCCACGTCGGCTGCGTCCACACCTGCATCTGCCAGCCCGCCGCCGGGGTCGCAGAGACGAGCTCGGCCGCGCTGTCGCCGATGTCGAAGACGACCCGGCCGCCCTTGACGTTGTAACCCTTCACATTTCCGGCAGCCGAAGGGGGTGGCGGTGAAGGAGAGTTCGGCGGGGGGTCCTTCTTCGTGGGCGAGGCGGGAGGAGGCGTCGTCGGCGTGCGCTTGCTCGGCGAGGGGGACGGGCTCGGCGGGCGCGCCGTCGACGACGCCTGCGGCTTCGCGGCCTGCGCCGTCGGGTTCTGCGCGGTGATGGGCAGAGCGCGGGGCCGGTCGTACGCGGTTCCGGCCATGACGGTGTGGACGCCCCACCACGACAGCGTCACCGCCGCGCCGGTGGACAGCGACCACGCCATGGCATGTACGAGTCCTCGATGCATCCGGGCCATAGTGCACCACCCCTCCCCGGCTTGTCCCGGACGGGACCGGCGTACTCCGGATGGCGTACGGTGCCGCCCATGGCAAGTGTGCTCGTGGTCGAGGACGACCAGTTCGTGCGCTCCGCCCTCATCAGGCACTTGACCGAGGCCTCCCACACGGTACGGAGCGTCGGCACGGCCCTCGAGGCGCTGCGCGAGGTGGCCCATTTCCGGTTCGACGTCGTCATTCTCGACCTCGGACTGCCCGATCTGGACGGCGCGGAGGCGCTGAAGATGCTCCGCGGCATCACCGACGTTCCCGTGATCATCGCGACCGCGCGGGACGACGAGGCCGAGATCGTACGGCTGCTCAACGACGGTGCCGACGACTATCTGACCAAGCCGTTCTCCGTGGAGCACCTGTCGGCCAGGATGGCGGCCGTACTGCGCCGTTCGCGGGCGGCGGGCGAGGCGCCGCCCTCGCGGGTGATCCAGGTCGGCGGACTGTCCATCGACCCGCTGCGCCGCCAGGCCGAACTGGACGGCGACCGCCTCGACCTCACCCGCAGGGAGTTCGACCTGCTGGCCTTCCTCGCCGGCCGGCCCGGGGTCGTCGTCCCCCGCAAGGAGTTGCTGGCCGAGGTCTGGCAGCAGAGCTACGGCGACGACCAGACCATCGACGTCCATCTGAGCTGGCTGCGCCGCAAACTGGGCGAGACGGCGGCCCGGCCGCGCTATCTGCACACGCTGCGCGGGGTCGGAGTGAAGCTCGAGCCACCGAACGGACCCCGGCCATGAGATGGGCGCTCGTCAAGGTCTCCCTGGCCGTCACCGTGATGGTGGTGCTGGCCTTCGCACTGCCCCTCGGCATCGTCATCAAGGAGATGGCCCGTGACCGCGCCTTCTCCAACGCCGA
Coding sequences within it:
- a CDS encoding fused MFS/spermidine synthase, which translates into the protein MAKSKRREGGGPESVVAAVDGGLAELIPDRERPRGWTLLIDGAPQSHVDLDDPAYLSFEYQRRLGHAVDLAAPPGRPLQVVHLGGGAFTLARYVAATRPRSTQQIVELDAALVQLVRAHLPLDPGARIRVRSTDARAGLAKVPDGWADVVIADVFSGARTPAHLTSTEFLAEVRRVTRPGGAYVANIADGPPLAHLRAQIATASAVFPELALAADPTVLRGRRFGNAVLLASDRELPVAEFTRRVASDPFAGRVEHGRALADFTGGAAPVTDASAKPSPVPPPAVFR
- a CDS encoding response regulator transcription factor, producing MASVLVVEDDQFVRSALIRHLTEASHTVRSVGTALEALREVAHFRFDVVILDLGLPDLDGAEALKMLRGITDVPVIIATARDDEAEIVRLLNDGADDYLTKPFSVEHLSARMAAVLRRSRAAGEAPPSRVIQVGGLSIDPLRRQAELDGDRLDLTRREFDLLAFLAGRPGVVVPRKELLAEVWQQSYGDDQTIDVHLSWLRRKLGETAARPRYLHTLRGVGVKLEPPNGPRP